GCTGTAGACGTTCTTTCCCCGTTATCGTGACTTCTCGACTGGCTTTCCTTTCGCTCCGGCAATCGGAAAGAAAAAATGTCTCCACCCTCCGAGGGGTGAGGACAATCGTTTTAGGGAAAAAAGGACTTCTCCCATGGCCACCAAGGGCATCGTAAAATTCTTCAACCAGGACAAGGGTTTTGGTTTCATCACGCCGGACGGCGGCGCCAAGGACGTTTTCGTCCACATCTCCGCTGTTCAGGCCGCTGGCCTGCAGACCCTGAAGGACGGCCAGCAGGTCACCTTCGACACCGAGCCGGATCGCATGGGCAAGGGCCCGAAGGCCGTCAACATCCAGGCCTAAAGCATGTCGCGCAAAAGTGCGCAGCGGTTTTGCGACAACGACATGCGTAGAAACAGACACTTAAAGCACCAGGAGCGAATATGAAAGATCGCGACGCGCTTTAAGCCTGATTTGACATCGGATACGAAAACGGCGCCTTCGGGCGCCGTTTTTGCGTTAAACTGTTGGTCGGCTTTTCACTCAGCCGCCTGCGCGTGTCCCGCCGCTGACAGCAGCGTGTCGAATGCAGCCTCGATGACCTCAGGTCCGGCCCCGGCCCGCGTCGCCTCGGTCGACAGGATCTGCCGGTAGCGCCGCGCGCCCGGCCAACCCTGGAACAGCCCCACCATGTGCCGGGTGACATGATTGAGCCGCCCGCCCCCGGCGATATGTTCCGCCGCATGCGCCATCATCGCATCCCGCACGCCGAGCCAGAACTCCGGCGAAACCCGCTGCCCTTGCGCATTGAAGTCTTCGGGCGAATGCAGAGCCGGCAAAGCCCCCGTCACCGGATGCGGAAAATATCCATCCACGGCCGTCAGCATGGCACTATCATGATAAGCGCCACGTCCAAGCATGACACCATCGAGGGGTATATCGTGATTCATTTCCTCAACGGCCTGATTCAAACTTTGAAGACCGCCATTGATGCCAATGAAAAGATTCTCGTTTTCCCCCTTCAACCGATGCACGATCGCGTAGTCGAGCGGCGGGATGTCACGGTTCTCTTTCGGCGACAGCCCTTGCAGCCAGGCCTTTCGCGCATGAACCCAGACGGCATCCGTTCCCGCGTCGACAACCCGCGCCACAAGATCGCGCAAGGCAATCTCCGGATCCTGGTCATCGACGCCGATCCGGCATTTGACCGTAACGGGGATCGACACCGCCGCCTTCATCGCCGCCACGCATTCGGCAACCAGCGCCGGTTCGCGCATCAGGCAGGCGCCAAACGTGCCGGACTGAACCCGGTCGGACGGACAGCCGACATTCATATTGATCTCGGCATAGCCAAAGGCTTCGCCAATCCGCGCCGCCTCCGCCATCTTGGCCGGGTCATTGCCCCCCAGCTGCAACGCCACTGGCTGCTCGGCCGCATCATGTCCCAGCAACCGTTGGCGATCACCGCGAAGAATCGCATCGGCAACAATCATCTCGGTATAGAGCAGCGCATGCCCCGACAGCAGCCGCGCAAGCCGTCTGTAGTGCGTATCGGTCCAGTCGATCATCGGCGCCACGGCAAAGACCGGGCGCTGAAAATAGCGGCGCGATATGGATGTCGGAGATTGCTCTTTCTGGGGCTGCATAGGCTCGGTCTTCGGTTTCGTGCCTGCCCTATACAGCCGAATGCCCGAAAAAGCGAGACAACGGTCGAAAGACGCCATTCCACGGCGGGCTTCGCACTCGCCGCGTCAAATAATTCAAGACCGGCATCGCCAATGCAATGCAAAGGCAATGATCCAGGCGCGTCGGTCGCCATACCAGGCCTTCAGTGCGCCGCCAGGTTTGCTTCCTGCGCAGCGGAGATGAAGACTTCGCGCGCCTCTTCCGCAGAACGCCGCCCATCAATGGCTGCGCGGCAAAGGCTACGGGCTGCGACATACTGGGGACCACGCAGGTCGGGCCACGTATCCATCAGGCATATCAACGCGTCGAATGGGCCTTGCACGGTCATAAGACCGATTTTTTCCGAGCCCACCTCTACAGGATTTTCCCATTTCGTATGCGGCATCAATACCTCCTCCGAATATTCCGCCAGCACGCAAACGCATGATAGCCGATTTCGTTCCCGATGGGCAGAGGGTGACATACAAATGAAAAAGCCTGCCGCGGGAGGAGGTGCGGCAGGCTTTCAAGAAGGACCGACGGCTGGGAGGAGGATAGCCATCGATAACATCGCGAGCATCTGGGAGGAGGAGTGATACTCACGACGATTCATATTATAATGTTGCAGCGCAAAATTTACAAGACCCGACTGGGTGCGTCGCAATATTACCAGAAACGGGTACGCGGCGGCGGCGCAGATGAAGAGCCCATCAGATAGCCCGCCAGAAAAGCAGCCGCCCCGACCAGCAGCACCGCGGTGCCCGTTGCGGAGGGATGGCCCTGCACGCCGCGTGCCACGGCATTCGCTTCGTTTCGGACGTAGCTTGCAGCTTCCTTTGCCCTGTGAGCCACGCTGTCCTTGTCGGCAAGTTCCCCGGTAAACCCGGTACGGATGTTTCGTACATTCGCCATAACCGTCTCCTTTCTGAGTTGAAGAAACAGACAGCGGACGCAAATGTTCCACGCGATTCGCGTAGAAACCCTGATCTATCGGCTATTTACCTCATGAAATGCGTCGCCGGGAGGCGATCTCGGTTGGTTCAAAAATCAGATTCACGCAGCTGTCGCAATTGACTGATATTGTTACAGCGAAGCGATTTGAAAGGACTGTTTCAATCGCAGCAACTGTGGCATCCTCTCAAACCAGACGCCTCATAAAAAACAATTTCGCAGGCGCTACTGCGAGCATAAGAAGACAACAGGGAGAGAAACAATGCACGCGGACAATATGAACCGCATTGTCGAGGTAAGCCTGAAGCGTGGCAGTGTGCGGCGCGACGTTGGTATCATGACTGTGCGGCAGGCTCTCGAGCTGCCAGACGTACCGAGCCTCGAATATACGCACCCTGACCAAAATTCACGTCCGGGCAGCAGGCTCCTGACACGCGATCAACTGCAAGCCTATATCTGCAGCTGAAGTTTTTTTACCCGACCGACCGCGCGGTGCTAATCTGAAGCGTCGCCACAGTCTGTCAGGATTCGCATGTCTACGATTTTCGCCCTTCCCCGCCCTACCCTCCTGCCCGTCGCTGAAACGGCAGACCTCTTTCCGGTTCGCCGTGTCTATTGTGTCGGTCGCAACTATGCCGCCCATGCGGTCGAGATGGGACACGACCCTGCCCGCGAGCCGCCCTTCTTCTTCCAGAAGAACCCTGAAAACCTCCTGTTCAATAGCGATATTTTCCCCTATCCCCCGCTCTCCTCCGACGTGCACTACGAGGTGGAACTGGCCGTTGCCCTGAAGGCCGGTGGAAGCGACATCGCGATCGAGGATGCCGTTGAGTGCGTCTATGGCTACGGTGTGGCGATCGACTTTACCCGGCGCGACCTGCAGGCGGAGGCCAAGGCGGCCGGGCGTCCCTGGGCTGCGGCCAAGGCCTTCGAACATTCCGCTCCTATTTCCCCGCTCTTCCCCGTCGAACGCATCGGACATCCCGAAAACGGCCGCATCTGGCTGAACGTCAACGGCGTGATCAAGCAGGAGGGCGACCTCAACCAGATGATCTGGAAGGTTCCGGAGGTGATTGCCGAACTCTCACGGCTGTTCGAACTCGCCGCGGGCGACGTGATCCTGACGGGAACGCCCGCCGGCGTCGGCGCCATTCACCGCGGCGACCGGATAAATTGCGGCGTGGATGGCGTCTCGACGCTCTCTCTCACCGTCGCGTAAAATTCGACAGCGTCCCGGCAAGGACCAGACAGAAACGGAATTTTCCATGCCTCTTTATGCCCTCGGCCCGAAACGCCCCGAAACTCCGCAAAAGGGCGGCTATTGGCTGGCACCGGATGCACATGTCATTGGAGACGTAATCCTGGGTGAGGACGTCGGCATCTGGTTCGGTGCCGTGCTGCGGGGCGATAACGAGCCGATCACGGTTGGTGCGCGCAGCAATATTCAGGAAGGTGCGGTGGTGCACGTTGACCCCGGTTTTCCGGTAACGATCGGGGAAGGCTGTACTATCGGTCATCGCGCCATCGTGCACGGTTGCACCATCGGCAGCAACACGCTGGTTGGCATGGGCGCCACCGTGCTGAACGGCGCTGTCATCGGCAACAACTGCCTCATAGGCGCCAATGCGCTGGTAACGGAAGGTAAGGTGTTCCCGGACAACTCCCTCATCGTCGGTGCGCCGGCAAAAGCCATCCGCCTGCTCGACGATGCAGCAGTAGAAGGCCTGAAGAAGTCTGCCGAAAACTATGTTCGCAACTGGCAGCGTTTTTCGGTCAGTCTCGAAATCCTTGACCGTGAATAAACCTGCCAAAAACCAGCATAACGATGGATAACCAGCGAGAGGTTCGAGATGGCTGAACTCCTGACGGCAGCCGGCGTATTCGTTCTTCTCGCGGCAGCATCGCTCCTGTCGCTGAAATATTCGCCGCGCCTCGCCAGCCGCCATCGCAGCGATGAAACCAACAATGTCGTGCGGCTCGTTGCGAATATCTTCGTCGTCATGACTTCGCTCGTTTTCGGCCTGCTGATCAATTCGTCGAAAAACACCTATGAGAGTATCGACAGCAATGTGCACGCCTATGCGACCAGCCTTATTCTTCTGGACCGTACATTGCGCGATGTCGGATATGTGGGACGCGATGCGCGTAGCCATCTGAGCGATTATGTCACTGCTGCGATTATTCGCCCTGCCCGCTCAGAAGACACCGCGCGTAACGACAAGACTGCGGAAAATGCGCTGCGCAGCCTCGGGGCCGCTATTGAGGCCATCACACCATTGACCGCGCCTCAAACCGGTATTCTTGCCGAAATTCGCCAGCAGTATTTCCAGATTGTGGAGCAACGGTGGAAGATCATCGAGCAATCGGAGGGCGTGATACCCAGGCCGCTGATTACAATGCTCGTCGCATGGCTGACCGTGATCTTTGCCAGCTTCGGCTATCGTGCACCGCACAACATGGTGGTGGTCAGCACGCTCATCATCTCCGCACTGCTGATCTCGGCATCGCTCTATCTGGTTTTGGATATGGATATACCGTTCACGGGGATCATCCAGATTTCCGACGCCCCGTTGCAGCGGGTCATGCAAGAACTGCAAGGTTCCTGATGAGTTCAGGCCGCACAGCATGTCTGGCAATGACCACGAATCTCGATCGTCGTCTTTTCGGTCTTGAACTGCTGGCGCGCCGTCAGGAAGGACAGGCGCTCTTCGATCCCGTCATCGCAGATTTCGGTAACGTTACCGCAATCCTCGCAGATCGTGAAAGCCGTCACACCGTGATTGTGGTCGTGATCATGGGGATGAGCGCAGGCAACAAAGGCGTTGATACTTTCCAGCCGGTGCACCAGGCCGAATTCCAGCAGCTTCTCCAGGGCGCGGTAGACCTGCAGCGGCGCACGAAAACCGTCGTCACGAAGCTTGTCGAGGATGGTATAGGCGCTGAGCGGGGCCTCGGCATGGGTCAACGCATCGAAAACGAGCGACTGGTTGCGTGTCAGTTGGTGGTCGGCCATCAGTGATGTCCTCCATGCGTGGAATGAATGGCGGTTTCCGTCGTGCGGCCCCGCCGGAAGGGGATGAGGCTCAGGACGAAGAGCCCGAGCGCTGCGACCACGATCGACGGCCCGGACGGCGTATCGAAATGCAGCGAGCCGAAAAGCCCGCCGGTGACAGCAAGAGCGCCGATCACAGAGGCGAGAACCGCCATGATCTCGGGCGACGTGGCAAAACGCCGGGCGGTGGCCGCCGGAATGATGAGCAGCGAGGTGATGAGCAGGATGCCGACGATCTTCATGGCGATGGCGATCACCAGTGCCATCAGCAGCATGAAGTAGAGTTTCGCCCGCTCCGGTTGCAACCCTTCAGCCTCCGCAAGCTCGGCATTGACGGTGGACGCCAGCAGCGGCCGCCACAGATAGACGATGGCAAACAGCACGAGGATACCGCCACCCCAGACGAGATCGATATCGGCTTCGGAGACAGCAAGAATATCGCCGAACAGAAAGCCAACGAGATCGATGCGCACCCAGGTCATGAACGCGACCATGACAAGGCCGATCGACAGGGCGGAATGAGAAAGGATACCCAGAAGCGCATCTGTCGAAAGCGCTCCACGTCGCTGCAAGAGCAGAAGCAGCAGCGACACGGCAGCCGCAACGATAAAGACCGAGAGCATCAGGTTGAGATCGAAGAGCAGCGACAGCGCGACACCGAGAAGTGCCGAATGGGCCATCGTATCCCCGAAATAGGCCATGCGCCGCCAGATGACGAAGCAGCCAAGCGGCCCGACGGTAATCGCCAGGCCGATACCGGCAATCAGCGCGCGGGTGAAGAAATCGTCAAACACGACCGCTTTCCTTATGCTCGTAGCCGCTCAGGCGGCTATGATGGCCGCAACCGCAATCCGGCTCATGGGAGTGCGCATCAACCTCCTCGCCTTCGGTGTGGTGGTGGTGTCCGTCATCCGGGTGGCAATGCTCCGTCACAGTGCCATCGGCGTGCTGGACGCGGCCGTCGGGCAAATGCGTATGATCGTGATGATGGCTGTAGACCGCGAGTGTCTGGGCGGCACGGTCGCCGAAGAGCTTTCTGTATTCCGGGCTGCGGCTGACATCCTGCGGCGTGCCCCGGCAGCAGACATGACCATTGAGGCAGACGACGATATCGGTTTCCGCCATGACCACATGCAGGTCATGGGAGATCAGAAGAATGCCGCAGCCGGTGCGATTGCGGATTTGCTTGATCAGATCATAGAGCGCAATTTCGCCAGAGAAATCGACCCCCTGAACAGGCTCATCGAGAACAAGGAGATCAGGTTTGCGGGCAATCGCACGGGCAAGCAAAGCTCTTTGGAACTCCCCGCCCGATAGATGCTGCACTTCCGCGCGGGCGAGATGGGCAATGCCGGTTGAATGGAGAGCGGTATCGATTTCGGTACGCGACAGGGAGCCTGTCAACGTCATCAGGCGCTCGACGGTAAGCGGCAGGGTCCAGTCGATCGAAAGCTTCTGCGGAACATACCCCACCTTGAGGCCGGCAAGGCGCGACACCTGGCCTTCATCGGGTTTCAACACGCCGATCGCGGTCTTGGCTGTAGTCGATTTTCCCGAGCCGTTCGGGCCGATCAGCGTAACGATCTCACCCCTGTTGATCGAAAACTCGACGCCACGCACCAGCCATCGGCCATTGCGGCGTACGCCGGCATTGGTCAGCGTCACCAATGGCGCGGTCTCGGAAGGATGAATATTCAACATGGAAAAATTCCGGCGTTGGTGTTGCCAGTCGCTATGCCACACGTTATAGCATAACGCAATTGATGTAATAACATTACGTTGATTTACAAGACAGGAACCGCCTATGTCCCAGAACTCCCCCTCGTCCCGTATTCTCCCCGTTTTTTCCCGTCCGGCATCCCCAAGACTGCTTATCGCACCTGCACTTTTCGCATCGGCTATGCTGCTTTCCGCCACGACGGCCCTTGCGGAACCACCCAAGGTAGTCGTCTCGATCAAGCCGGTCCATTCGCTGGTTGCCTCGATCATGCAGGGCGTCGACGAACCATCGCTGATCGTCGAAGGTGCGGCCTCGCCCCACACCTACAGCATGAAGCCGTCCAACGCTGCCGCACTCGAATCCGCTGATATCGTCTTCTGGGTTGGTCATGGCCTGGAAGCCTTTCTGGAAAAACCACTCGAATCGCTGGGCGGCGACGCCAAGATCGTCGAACTGGATGAAGCGCCTGGCCTGGAAAAGCTGAAGTTCCGGGAGGGCGGCGCCTTCGAAGCCCATGATGATGGCGACGAGGAAGCCGAAGGTGATCATCACCATCACGAGGAAGGCGAGTTCGACATGCATCTTTGGCTCGATCCGGCCAATGCAAAAGCGATGGCGGCCGAAATCGAAACGACGCTGGCCACCGCAGATCCCCACAACGCTGCCCGCTACAAGGTCAATCTCGATACGCTGAATATGCGTCTCGATGCGCTCAACAAGAGCCTCGGCGCGCAGATCGCCCCGATCAAGGACAAGCCCTTCATCGTCTTTCACGACGCCTACCAATATTTCGAACACCGCTATGGCGTAAAGGTTGCCGGCTCGATTACCGTCAGTCCCGAAACCCTACCCGGTGCCGAACGCCTGTCTGATATCCACGACAAGATCGCCACGCTCGGCGCGACATGCGTTTTCGCCGAACCACAGTTCGAGCCGAAATTGATCAACGTGGTGATCGAAGGCACACAGGCGAAATCCGGCACGCTCGACCCTGAGGCCGGAACGCTGGAAGCGGGACCCGATCTCTATTTCCAGATGATGGAAAACATCGGCTCCTCTCTGGCGTCATGCCTCGGTGACCGCAAATGATCCCAACCAGACTGGACTGACGATCGGCTGCCCTGCTTCGCGCAAGCAAGGCGGGGCAGATTGCATGTGGGCGACCTGAACCGGAGGGGCGCCGGCAGGAGCACGAGACATGACCATTCAAGGCTTTGCGGCGGCAACGGCAGCCTTCGAGCGCGCCGACTATATGGAGGCCCTGACAATCCTGAGCGGAGCGCTCGACGGCGAACGATCGTCCGCGTTGCTCGCCCTTTTAGGCTCGACACTCCAGAAGCTCGGACTTCCGGCGGAAGCGGCCGACGCCTTCGAGCAGGCGGCGCACCTCTGCGAGGGCGATCCGGGCTCTCTTCTGAAGCTGGCTGCGGAAGCCCATTTCCAGGCCGGCAACGATGAGGCCGCCCAGCTGATCGGCATAAGGCTTCAGGACGCCACGCCCGAGGATGCCGACCTTGCCTTCATCCTGACGCGCTCCTTCCTGCGCACCGGAGATACCGCCCTCGCCTCGACACAGGCCCCCCGCCTTGCCGGAAGTGACCGACGGGAACATGTCGAACTGGCCGCGAAGCTCGTAACCGACGACGAGCGCAGCCCAATCCAGCTGACCCTGTTTTCAAAACTCGCGGCGCTCGACCCGGACGACCCCTACGCCCAGTTCAAATATCTTTCGGTCGCTCGCAATTTCTGCGACTTCGAGGCAATCGAGGCGATCGAACGGACATTCCTGCCGCGCGCCATAGAGGCAGGCGCGGCATTGCTGCAGGGGGAGACCGGCTATTCCAATCTCCTGCACTGCGCCGACGAACGCCTGAACCGGCTCGCGACCAACAACCCCGCGACATCGGGCACGGATATTGCCAGCCTCGCCCGGCAGCGACGCATGCGGCCCCATCGATGGACTGACAAGATCCGCATCGGCTATCTCTCGAATGATCTCTGGGACGACCACGCCACGATGCGCCTCTTCCAGAGCGTGTTGACCGCCCACGATCCCGACCGCTTCGACATCACGCTTTATTGCTACACGCCGGAACGCTTCGTCGATTTCGACGGCGGCAACCGCAAGAACTGGGGCCGTATTGTAGCGATCAGGAAAATGAGTGACGCCGAAGCAGCGGACGCCATCCGCCGCGATGGCATCGACATCCTGGTCGATCTCAAGGGCCACACCGGGGGCTCGCGCTCGGCGATCCTCAATCGCATGGTGGCGCCAATTCAGGTTGCCTGGCTCGGCTTTCCCGGTAGCGGCGCCGAGATCGATTGCGATTATGCCATCGGCGACCATATCGTGCTGCCCGATACATCAAAGCCCCACTATCACGAGAAATTCTGCCGACTACCGGAGAGCTACCAGCCGAACGACCCCGTCCACCGCACGTTGCCTGCGGCCAAATCACGGGCGGAACTCGGCTTGCCGGAAGACAAGGTGGTGCTGGCGGCCTTCAACACGGCCCGCAAGATCACCCTGCCCGTTCTCGACTGCTGGGCCACAATCCTTGTTTCCGCACCGCAAACGGTGTTGTGGGCGATGATCGATGGCGAGCTTGCCCGAAGCAATTTCCTGAAGGCGATGGAAAAACGCGGCGTTTCTGCCGAGCAGATCATCTTTACGCCGAAAACCGACTATGCGAGCCATATCGCCCGGCTGCAGGCAGCCGATCTTGGGCTCGACACCTTTCCCTATAACGGCCACACCACGACGTCGGACCAACTCTGGGCCGGGCTGCCGGTCGTGACCAAACGCGGTAGCAATTTTGCCTCACGTGTATCGGAAAGTCTTCTGATGGCACTTGGCGTGCCGGAACTGGTTGCCGATGGTCGGGATGGGTTTGTGGAACTCGCCGTGCGGCTCTCGGGTTCAGCAGAGGAACGCGCCCTTCTGAAGCAGACGATAGCCAACAACCGCTTCTTGGCACCGCTCTTCGATGCTGAGCGCTTCTGCCGGCATCTGGAAACTGCCTATGAGGCGATGGCCGCGCGAGGGCGAAATCGCTTGCCGCCCGAGCATTTCGATGTGCCCGCTTTGCCGGCGCGCACATCGTCTTTTCGTTGATTGAGCTTAGTTGGTGACAACGATTCCGGCAATGACGCCGGTGGCGACGCTGATCAGCAGGAAGTCGTTATCCACCCGCACCCACTGTTGGCCGCGC
This genomic stretch from Pararhizobium capsulatum DSM 1112 harbors:
- a CDS encoding cold-shock protein — encoded protein: MATKGIVKFFNQDKGFGFITPDGGAKDVFVHISAVQAAGLQTLKDGQQVTFDTEPDRMGKGPKAVNIQA
- the dusA gene encoding tRNA dihydrouridine(20/20a) synthase DusA, whose amino-acid sequence is MQPQKEQSPTSISRRYFQRPVFAVAPMIDWTDTHYRRLARLLSGHALLYTEMIVADAILRGDRQRLLGHDAAEQPVALQLGGNDPAKMAEAARIGEAFGYAEINMNVGCPSDRVQSGTFGACLMREPALVAECVAAMKAAVSIPVTVKCRIGVDDQDPEIALRDLVARVVDAGTDAVWVHARKAWLQGLSPKENRDIPPLDYAIVHRLKGENENLFIGINGGLQSLNQAVEEMNHDIPLDGVMLGRGAYHDSAMLTAVDGYFPHPVTGALPALHSPEDFNAQGQRVSPEFWLGVRDAMMAHAAEHIAGGGRLNHVTRHMVGLFQGWPGARRYRQILSTEATRAGAGPEVIEAAFDTLLSAAGHAQAAE
- a CDS encoding DUF982 domain-containing protein; this translates as MPHTKWENPVEVGSEKIGLMTVQGPFDALICLMDTWPDLRGPQYVAARSLCRAAIDGRRSAEEAREVFISAAQEANLAAH
- a CDS encoding fumarylacetoacetate hydrolase family protein — encoded protein: MSTIFALPRPTLLPVAETADLFPVRRVYCVGRNYAAHAVEMGHDPAREPPFFFQKNPENLLFNSDIFPYPPLSSDVHYEVELAVALKAGGSDIAIEDAVECVYGYGVAIDFTRRDLQAEAKAAGRPWAAAKAFEHSAPISPLFPVERIGHPENGRIWLNVNGVIKQEGDLNQMIWKVPEVIAELSRLFELAAGDVILTGTPAGVGAIHRGDRINCGVDGVSTLSLTVA
- a CDS encoding gamma carbonic anhydrase family protein, producing MPLYALGPKRPETPQKGGYWLAPDAHVIGDVILGEDVGIWFGAVLRGDNEPITVGARSNIQEGAVVHVDPGFPVTIGEGCTIGHRAIVHGCTIGSNTLVGMGATVLNGAVIGNNCLIGANALVTEGKVFPDNSLIVGAPAKAIRLLDDAAVEGLKKSAENYVRNWQRFSVSLEILDRE
- a CDS encoding bestrophin-like domain; this encodes MAELLTAAGVFVLLAAASLLSLKYSPRLASRHRSDETNNVVRLVANIFVVMTSLVFGLLINSSKNTYESIDSNVHAYATSLILLDRTLRDVGYVGRDARSHLSDYVTAAIIRPARSEDTARNDKTAENALRSLGAAIEAITPLTAPQTGILAEIRQQYFQIVEQRWKIIEQSEGVIPRPLITMLVAWLTVIFASFGYRAPHNMVVVSTLIISALLISASLYLVLDMDIPFTGIIQISDAPLQRVMQELQGS
- a CDS encoding Fur family transcriptional regulator, translating into MADHQLTRNQSLVFDALTHAEAPLSAYTILDKLRDDGFRAPLQVYRALEKLLEFGLVHRLESINAFVACAHPHDHDHNHGVTAFTICEDCGNVTEICDDGIEERLSFLTARQQFKTEKTTIEIRGHCQTCCAA
- a CDS encoding metal ABC transporter permease, encoding MFDDFFTRALIAGIGLAITVGPLGCFVIWRRMAYFGDTMAHSALLGVALSLLFDLNLMLSVFIVAAAVSLLLLLLQRRGALSTDALLGILSHSALSIGLVMVAFMTWVRIDLVGFLFGDILAVSEADIDLVWGGGILVLFAIVYLWRPLLASTVNAELAEAEGLQPERAKLYFMLLMALVIAIAMKIVGILLITSLLIIPAATARRFATSPEIMAVLASVIGALAVTGGLFGSLHFDTPSGPSIVVAALGLFVLSLIPFRRGRTTETAIHSTHGGHH
- a CDS encoding ATP-binding cassette domain-containing protein, coding for MLNIHPSETAPLVTLTNAGVRRNGRWLVRGVEFSINRGEIVTLIGPNGSGKSTTAKTAIGVLKPDEGQVSRLAGLKVGYVPQKLSIDWTLPLTVERLMTLTGSLSRTEIDTALHSTGIAHLARAEVQHLSGGEFQRALLARAIARKPDLLVLDEPVQGVDFSGEIALYDLIKQIRNRTGCGILLISHDLHVVMAETDIVVCLNGHVCCRGTPQDVSRSPEYRKLFGDRAAQTLAVYSHHHDHTHLPDGRVQHADGTVTEHCHPDDGHHHHTEGEEVDAHSHEPDCGCGHHSRLSGYEHKESGRV
- a CDS encoding zinc ABC transporter substrate-binding protein gives rise to the protein MLLSATTALAEPPKVVVSIKPVHSLVASIMQGVDEPSLIVEGAASPHTYSMKPSNAAALESADIVFWVGHGLEAFLEKPLESLGGDAKIVELDEAPGLEKLKFREGGAFEAHDDGDEEAEGDHHHHEEGEFDMHLWLDPANAKAMAAEIETTLATADPHNAARYKVNLDTLNMRLDALNKSLGAQIAPIKDKPFIVFHDAYQYFEHRYGVKVAGSITVSPETLPGAERLSDIHDKIATLGATCVFAEPQFEPKLINVVIEGTQAKSGTLDPEAGTLEAGPDLYFQMMENIGSSLASCLGDRK
- a CDS encoding O-linked N-acetylglucosamine transferase, SPINDLY family protein, with product MTIQGFAAATAAFERADYMEALTILSGALDGERSSALLALLGSTLQKLGLPAEAADAFEQAAHLCEGDPGSLLKLAAEAHFQAGNDEAAQLIGIRLQDATPEDADLAFILTRSFLRTGDTALASTQAPRLAGSDRREHVELAAKLVTDDERSPIQLTLFSKLAALDPDDPYAQFKYLSVARNFCDFEAIEAIERTFLPRAIEAGAALLQGETGYSNLLHCADERLNRLATNNPATSGTDIASLARQRRMRPHRWTDKIRIGYLSNDLWDDHATMRLFQSVLTAHDPDRFDITLYCYTPERFVDFDGGNRKNWGRIVAIRKMSDAEAADAIRRDGIDILVDLKGHTGGSRSAILNRMVAPIQVAWLGFPGSGAEIDCDYAIGDHIVLPDTSKPHYHEKFCRLPESYQPNDPVHRTLPAAKSRAELGLPEDKVVLAAFNTARKITLPVLDCWATILVSAPQTVLWAMIDGELARSNFLKAMEKRGVSAEQIIFTPKTDYASHIARLQAADLGLDTFPYNGHTTTSDQLWAGLPVVTKRGSNFASRVSESLLMALGVPELVADGRDGFVELAVRLSGSAEERALLKQTIANNRFLAPLFDAERFCRHLETAYEAMAARGRNRLPPEHFDVPALPARTSSFR